In Leptospira bourretii, a genomic segment contains:
- a CDS encoding Gldg family protein produces MFLTADRILPFVSLLSLFAYFLFDGMVVDPKRRIIFFGVIFLFLASDTIVRAFSKGLRKEDQNRYIAAGFGIGAFLLSVLRDFLDLKPVAGFNEEVSAIPKVREFLLLCVVLLSIVFLLQIILLEIGKSSLEAQSNLAKSKSSLLQNAVLGFLFVLPIVVAVNYFAIKRNYNFDLSSQGKFSLSQISRNLIKPITKDVTITAFYPRPLEADGPANGDKLAAFALTRVRPDIEILLDQIKAENSHITVQFINADVEVDLLKEFGQVSNGTIFVRSQKQSLLTSGTPFAEERVIAKETKDLEDLERKLVGALLNVTTEQKKVYFTVSNGERYGMSFKALPNEQVNRFVSSLQFLNFKVAELGFAQGWPSKLPEDAEMLVVLGPTVPFSKEAKEELTKFVLEKNGKLLITMEPKGNEDFSWLLSNAGLKFKSSELIEREEKPGFVVAKRFPDNRLTDLLQKKDMGILFPYSGYLETDATIPSPHSFKSETLLESGFEAFSDENKNGKLDPNEKKESKILSIVLTPMSLTNDKAGKIILHTGTSWITDQFIPYAMNSQFSTVSITGLFQDTAVAEIPLKKEELDTISLSDNQKLVAWVIGVFLFPGFILAVGSYFVYSRRKNSMIEV; encoded by the coding sequence ATGTTTTTAACAGCAGATAGAATTTTACCATTTGTAAGTTTACTTTCACTTTTCGCCTATTTCTTGTTTGATGGGATGGTCGTAGATCCAAAAAGAAGAATCATATTTTTTGGAGTGATTTTTTTATTTTTGGCTTCTGATACCATCGTTCGGGCATTTTCAAAAGGATTACGAAAAGAAGATCAAAATCGTTATATTGCTGCCGGATTTGGTATCGGAGCTTTTTTATTATCAGTTTTGCGCGATTTTTTGGATTTAAAACCAGTTGCTGGATTTAATGAAGAAGTCAGTGCCATTCCGAAAGTAAGAGAGTTTCTTTTACTCTGTGTAGTTTTATTATCAATTGTATTTCTTCTTCAAATCATACTTCTTGAGATAGGAAAGTCATCATTAGAAGCACAAAGTAATTTAGCAAAATCCAAGAGTTCACTTTTGCAAAATGCTGTATTAGGTTTTTTATTTGTTCTTCCCATTGTAGTTGCTGTTAACTATTTTGCAATCAAACGAAACTATAATTTTGATTTGAGTAGCCAGGGAAAATTTTCCCTTTCTCAAATTTCCAGAAACCTAATCAAACCAATCACAAAAGATGTTACAATCACTGCCTTTTATCCTCGTCCTCTGGAAGCGGATGGACCAGCAAACGGAGATAAGTTGGCGGCTTTTGCGCTCACTCGAGTACGCCCTGATATAGAAATTCTTTTAGACCAAATCAAAGCAGAAAACTCACATATCACCGTCCAATTTATCAATGCAGATGTGGAAGTGGATTTACTAAAAGAGTTTGGTCAGGTTTCGAATGGTACCATTTTTGTCCGTTCTCAGAAACAATCTTTACTCACATCGGGAACTCCATTTGCAGAAGAAAGGGTGATCGCTAAAGAAACAAAAGATTTAGAGGATCTAGAACGTAAGTTAGTTGGTGCACTACTCAATGTTACAACCGAACAGAAAAAAGTTTATTTTACCGTATCCAATGGGGAAAGATATGGAATGTCTTTTAAAGCCCTACCGAATGAACAAGTAAACCGTTTTGTTTCTTCTTTACAGTTTCTCAACTTTAAAGTGGCAGAACTTGGATTTGCACAAGGTTGGCCTTCAAAGTTACCAGAAGATGCAGAAATGTTGGTTGTTCTTGGGCCAACGGTTCCTTTTTCCAAAGAAGCCAAAGAAGAACTGACAAAGTTTGTTCTGGAAAAAAATGGAAAACTTCTCATCACCATGGAACCGAAAGGGAATGAAGACTTCAGTTGGTTACTATCAAACGCTGGTCTCAAATTTAAATCGTCAGAGCTAATCGAAAGAGAAGAAAAACCTGGATTTGTTGTCGCAAAACGTTTTCCGGATAATAGACTCACCGATTTACTCCAGAAAAAGGACATGGGAATTTTATTCCCTTACAGTGGTTATTTGGAAACCGATGCAACCATTCCATCTCCTCATTCGTTTAAGTCGGAAACTTTATTGGAATCAGGTTTTGAAGCATTTTCTGATGAAAATAAAAATGGAAAATTAGATCCAAACGAAAAAAAAGAAAGTAAAATTCTCTCCATCGTACTCACTCCTATGTCTTTAACCAATGACAAAGCAGGAAAGATTATTTTGCACACAGGTACTTCTTGGATCACCGATCAGTTCATTCCGTATGCCATGAACTCTCAGTTTTCAACTGTGTCCATCACGGGTTTGTTCCAAGATACAGCTGTTGCAGAAATTCCTCTCAAAAAAGAAGAATTAGATACCATTTCTC